The DNA sequence TGCCGGGCGATGAGTTCAAAGGCGAGCAAATAGAAATTCGCCGGGGAATTTATACGGCAAGCGCTGAAGGGGGAATTGATCCCATTAGAACAGTAAACGGTGTAACAGACTACAATCTTTCCGGCCCGGCAAATTACAGCCAGGTAGACGCCTACACGGCTTCTGGTGATTTTTCCGGGAATAAATCATTATTTCTTTCACCCAACGGGACCACTCATGAAACGGTGACACTAGCGGGCGGAACCGTCATGAACGCGGGCGGTAAAAGCGGTCCGTTCACCGCTGACAGGACCGCGGCCTATACCGGCTTTACTGTACGCAAGTGGCTAAACCCAAATATGCCCCAGGCGCTGGTGCTGGAAGGGCGTTCAGAACAGCATTTCATATTAATGCGATACGCCGAAATACTGCTCAATGCCGCCGAGGCTGGTGCCGAACTCATATTAGCCGGAGAAACGACGCTGGACGGCGATAACCTTGAGGCGGTCGCCTATGATGCCATCCGGTCCATCCGCGAGCGCGCGGGCGCCGATCCTTTAATTACACCGCCCAACCTTGAGCTAATTCGCCGGGAACGCAGGAAGGAACTGGCTTTTGAGCATAAGATACTTTGGGATATCCGTCGTTGGAGAACCCAGCATTCCGACCGGTTGAATGGCCTTACCCAGCAGGACGGAGCTTACTACAGGGGGCTGTACCCCTTTTATTCGACAGATGCAAATGCATACTTTTTTGACGCCGGGTTCGAAGAAAGCCGGACCCGTTTCCGGATGACCGAACAGGAATATTATCTCATGATACCAGCGGATGAGGTTGCTAAAAGCCCCGTGATCGATCAGCAGCCCGGCCGTTAGTTCCGGATGAAGTAAAACCATAAGATATGAAAAAGTCATTGCTTGTTTTGATCTTACCCTTGCTAATGTCTGTTTATTCATGTGAAATAGATAATTATGAACCGCCCGGGGAAACTTTAAAGGGCAGGGTCGTGGACGCAGCTACAGGCGAACTGGTACTCACCGACCAGGGAAGCGAAGGAACGCGCATCCGGATGCGCGAACTCAGCTGGGAAGAAGCAGAGCCGGAGAACCTCGATTTCTATTGTATGAAAGAAGGGATTTTTCAAAATACAAAGGTATTCCGCGGCTTTTATAACGTACGGGCAGACGGTGCATTCATTCCTCTGATACGGGTAAACACAAGCGGAGACACCCTGGCCGACGAGTCAATGAACCTTCAAATAGAAGGGTTAACCGAAATAGAGTTCAGAGTACAACCTTTCCTGAAGTTAGAATGGGTAGGTCAGCCAACGGTAGAAGACGGGAAAGTAACCGCTACGGTTAAAGTGAGCAGGGCGGTGAGTCCCGAAGATTTTAGGGCCAAAATTGAGCCCATGGGAGGATACAGCGATGATTTTCTGAATGTGACCGATGTGCGCTTGTTTGTTAGTCAGGTTCCTTATGTAGGTTACCGCGACTGGGATAACCGCTATTCGACAATTGTCGAGTATGCCGGAGATTCCTTTGAAGCCTTACTGGGCGAGCCAGTTACCATTACTACCCAGGGGACCATTCCGCCCGGCAGGACCGTTTTTATACGAGCCGCTGCAAGGATCAACTACGCAACGGAAAACATTCGGCGCCATAATTATAACGAAGCGATCAGAGTAGATATTCCCCGATAATATGAGAACTATTTTCCTTTACAGCCAGCTATTCTTTTTTTCCGTGGTTACTTATCTGCCTGCCGCAGCCCAGGAAATGAGCGGCCAGCCGCGGGAGAAAACCGCTTTCCAGATCGCCGCTCCCTGGAAGGCAGTCTATGATATCCGGTCGGACGTAGCCATCGTGTATGGTGTTAACGATACCGATATACCGTTCGCTGAAAGGGTAGCGCTGTACCGGCAAAAGGGCTATGAAACTCATTTCATGACCGGCATTGCCTGGGGCCAGTACCAGGATTATTTTTTGGGCGAGTATGACGGAACAAAGCATCTCGATGAAGGGCAGGTGGAACGTGATGGCGATACCATATGGCACGGAAAAAATGTCCCTTATATTGTGCCATCCGCTTCATTCCTCGATTACCTGAAAACCCATGTAAAACAAGCTATTGACGCTGGGGTGACCGCCGTCCATCTCGAGGAACCCGAGTTTTGGGCACGGGCCGGTTATAGCGAGGCCTTTAAAAAAGAGTGGAATAATTATTACGGTTTCGCCTGGATGCCCCAGCATGAGTCGCCCGAGGCTACTTACCTTTCGTCGAAACTCAAATACGAATTGTACTATAACGCGGTAAAAGAAGTTTCCGCCTATGTGAAGGAGTACGCCAAAAGCCAGGGGAAAAATATAAGGTGTTATATTCCCACCCATTCGCTTCTGAACTATTCGTCCTGGCAGATCGTAAGCCCTGAAGCCAGCCTGGCCAGGCTGAACACAATTGACGGGTACATTGCCCAGGTATGGACAGGAACATCACGGGAACCCGTGTACTTTAACGGCCTTGAAAAAGAAAGGGTTTTTGAGAATGCTTTTCTGGAATACGGGTCCATGGTGTCCATGACGGCTCCAACGGGGAAAAAGCTTTTCCTGCTGACTGACCCCATTGAAGATTGGCCCCGTACCTGGGAGGATTATAAAGAAAATTACCAGGCTACTTTTACTGCCCAGCTGCTATATCCCGGTGTGGCCAGCTATGAAGTAATGCCCTGGCCCCAGCGAATCTACCTGGGCAAGTTCAAACTTGAGAATAACGATACCCCACAGCCAATTTCTCAGGCCTATGCCACGCAAATGCAGGTAATGATAAATGCGCTGAACCATGTGCCGCTATCAGATAATAAATTGAATGGGAGCCAGGGCATTAGCGTGCTGGTGGGAAATTCAATGATGTTCCAGCGGTTCCCCACCCATAATGGCTATGAAGATCCGCAGCTGTCCAATTTTTACGGAATGATCATCCCACTGGTGAAGCGGGGCATTCCCGCATCCATTATTCATATGGAAAACCTGGACACGGAATACGGACTGAAAAACACCAAAGTGCTGATCATGTCCTATGCCAATATGAAACCGCTATCTCCCAAGGTGCATGAGTACCTGGCTGACTGGGTAAGGAAAGGTGGCATCCTTTTGTACTATGGAAAAGATACGGATCCATTCCAGCAGGTGCGGGAATGGTGGAATACCAATGGAAATACTTACGAAGCGCCATCGCAGCATTTATTTGAACTTTTGCAAATTCCCGCTGCTACCGGAGATGGCGAGTATGAGGTGGAAAATGGCAAAGTGGTGATCAGACGGAAAGATCCGAAAGCACTGGTGCTGCAAGCCGGAGGGGATGAGGAGTTCATGCAACTCGTCCGCACTGCGTACCAGAAGGACGCTGCCGCTGGCAAGCTGATGATCAAAAATAATTTTTACCTGGAAAGAGGTCCTTACCTGGTTGCCGCGGTAATGGACGAACATCAGGACAAAAGCTCCTTGACAATCGAAGGGCCGGTTATTGACCTGTTTGACCCCGAATTACCCGTTCTGGCGGAAAAAGAGGTGCCGCCTGGTACCCAGACTTTCTTGTTCGCACTGTCGGCAATCGATGATATGCAAAGGCCCCAAGTGCTGGCCGCCGCTTCCCGTATATACAATGAAAAAAGTACTGCAGACAGCTATTCTTTCTTAACCAAAAGCCCCGAAGGAAGTCATAACGTCATGCGGATTTTATTGCCCTCAGCGCCCTCAGAGGTGACTATTTCAAAAGCCGGAGATCATGTGAAAACGGAATTCAGCCAGGAATGGGACGCAGTAACCAATACTCTGAAGCTCGAATTCGAAAACAGCAGCAAGGGAATAAACGTTCATCTGCGGTTTTAAGTTTTTCAGTTGGGATACGTTCTCCCCTGTCATCGCAATTCTGTCGTCGACTCTCGCCTGGTCCAGTCCTGTTTGGATTAATGTGTAAGCGGCAATAACATCTGAGTAGAGAAAAGTGCCACTTTTTATCTTCGCGCAACTTTTTATCTTTGTCCGGCGTCCTGTTGGACATGTGAAAAAATTATACCCTAAACCACAATGTTAAAGCACCGGCTGTTACGCAGCACTTTCGTATCAATCTGGATTTTATTAGTTAGCAGCTGCTTCCAGGCGGCCGCTCAAAGCCCGGGCAATTTTCCGCCGCTGGAGTTCAGGAAAGGGGAAAGGATCGTTTTTCTTGGAGGTTCTCTTTTCGAAAATGAACTGAAAGAAGGATACATTGAATTTGCCCTTGCTACCCGCTGGCCCGGCCGCGAACTTACGTTCCGGAACCTTGGCTGGACGGGCGACAATGTTTTTGGCGAGGCGCGCAGCACGTTTACTTCCACGCCTACGGCTTACCAGCAGCTTTTTCAGCAGATCAGAAGCACCAGGCCTGATTACGTGCTGATTGCTTATGGAACCGTGGAGGCGCAAAAAGGATCCGCGGGGCTTGACGCATTTAGCAAAGGGCTTGAAGTGATAATAGACTCGGTAGATGCTTTGGGGGCGCAGACGATCCTGCTCTCTACCATTCCTGTGAAACTTGCCGGTACGCCGGAAAACACGGTGATACAGAATAAGTACCTTAAAACCTACAGCGACGCTATTTCCGGAATCGCTTCAAAACGAAAAAAGCGATTTATAGATCTCTATACGCCGGTTTCGCAGCATAAAGGAGCTATTTATGCTTATAACGGCATCCATTTGAATGATGAGGGCTATTATTACCTTGCCGGGCTGCTTGAAAAGGCGTTTGGCTGGCCAGCCCGGGGCGAAAAGGTCGCGATTGATGCGGCGGCGAACAGCGGCGGGGCGAACAGTGGCAGCGGCGAAAAAGTTGAGTTCAGCATCGAAGAAAAGCTGCTGCCCCTTCCTGTACCGGCTTCGTCACAGGAAACTTCGAAGGCTTCGTCCCAGGGAACTCCGGCGCCGGCTGATCCTTCGGTTTCCGTTTCCATTCAAATCAGGGGCCTGAAGGCGGGGCGTTATATGCTAACGGAGAATGGTAAAGAATTACTCACTGCCTCTGCAGATGAATTGGCGAAAGGAATAACACTTGATAAAGGTGTTTCCCAGGAGCAGTCAGCAAGGCTCAGTGATTCCATTGGCAGGAAGAATAACCTGTTTTTCCAGCAGTATCGTCCACTGAACAGAACCTATATCCTGGGATTCCGGGAGTATGAACAAGGCAGGCATAAAAAGGGCCTCCAGGACCTCGGGTTAATAATCACACGGGTGGAAGAGGAAATTCACCAGCACTGCAAACCAGTTAAGAAAAACTACGCACTCAGCCCTGTAAAATGACATTCGAAATGAAATCAATACGCGCCTCCTATTCTATAAAAGCATTGGTGCTTCCGGTGTTCAGTACCCTCTTGCTTCCAGCCCTGTTTCTCACCGCATGTTCCGGTAATAAAGAAGATCGTCTCAAGGATCTTCCGGATGATCATCCCGAAAAGGAACTGGCATCCTTTGAAGTTGCAGAGGGCTTCGAGGTTAGCCTGTTTGCCGCCGAACCGCTTGTTGAAAAACCTATTCAAATGAACTGGGACGCCCAGGGCCGGCTTTGGGTGGTCAGCAGCACGGCTTATCCGCATCTTAAAACGGGGGAGATAGCGAATGATAAAATTTTTATACTGGAGGATACCGATGGAGACGGAGCTGCGGACAAATCGACCATTTTTGCCGAAGGGTTAACAGTGCCAACCGGCATTCTGCCTGGAGACGGCGGAGTTTATGTAGCGAATTCCACGGAAATACTTCATTTATCGGATACCGACGGCGATGGCAAGGCCGATACAAGAAGAAAAATTCTGGACGGTTTCGGAACAGGGGACGCTCACCATCTGATTCATACCTTCCGCTGGGGGCCTGAAGGAAGAATGTATTTCAACCAGTCGATCTACATCCACAGTCATGTGGAAACCCCCTGGGGAATCAGAAGGCTAGAAGGCGGCGGTGTCTGGAAGCTTCAGCCGCAAACGCTAGAACTTGATGTGTATGCGAAAGGCCTTATCAATCCCTGGGGCTTGCGCTTTGATAAATTCGGTCAGTCATTCCTGACCGATGGCGCCGGAGGAGAAGGCATTAACTATGCCTTTCCCGGAGCTACTTTTGTGACCTCGCCTGGTGCAGAGCGGATTTTGCGCGGTTTGAATCCCGGACAACCTAAACACTGCGGGCTGGACATTGTTTCTGGGCGGCATTTGCCTGAATCATGGCAAGGAAGCCTGATCGCGAATGATTTTCGCGCCAATCGTATTAACCGTTTTCAGCTTGAAGAGCAGGGCAGCGGGTACGCGTCCAAGCAAATGCCTGATCTCCTCTGGACCGACCATGTTGCGTTCCGGCCTGTTGACATCACCATCGGCCCCGACGGCGCCATTTATGTGGCGGACTGGTATAATCCGATCATACAACACGGTGAAGTGGATTTTTATGATCCTCGAAGAGACCATCAGCGCGGCCGGATCTGGCGGATTACCGCGAAAGACCGGGATTTAGTGAAAAAACCTGAATTAGCCGGCGCTGCGGTTACCGAACTGCTGGACGCATTGAAAGAACCTGAAGCCTGGACCCGTTCGCAGGCCCGGCAGCTTTTAAAGGAAAGAGGCGCGAAAGAAGTTGCTCCTGCCCTGAAGGACTGGATCGAGGCATTGGACAAAGAAAACGAGGAGTATGAACGCCTTAAGCTGGAAGCATTGTGGGTGTCTCAAGCGATAGATACCTACAACGGCCCTTTGCTGGAAAGCCTTTTGAACGCGAAGGATCATAAAGTAAGAGCGGCGGCCCTGAGAGCCTTGCAGCTGTGGCATAAACAGACCGATAACCTGGAAGCCATCCTGCAGAAAGCCGCTAATGATACCCATCCCCAGGTTCGGCTGGAGGCCGTCATTGCGCTTAGAACGCTGAATAGCGCTGAGGCGGCTAAATCTGCGCTGGCCGTACTGGATCAGCCAATGGATGAATTCCTGGATTTCGCCCTCTGGCAGACGGTGCAGCAGCTCGAGCCGGAATGGATAGCGGTCCTCAAAAGCGACCCTGCTTTCTTTGGCGATCCGGCAAAAACTTCGTATGCGTTAAAATCCGCGGCAAGCCCGGAGGCGATCACTTTGCTGACCCAGCTCTACAAAAAAGGCGAAGTCCCGGAAAAATATCGGCAGGATGCGCTTTCCGCCATTGCGAAAAGAGGACAGGTTCAGGACCTGAACGACATCCTGGACATAGCCATAACCGGTTTTTCACAACAAAAACGCGATGTTTCCGCTGAACTTGCTGCTATTGAAGCGGCTGCCGTGCAAAGAAAGGTAGCCGCCGGCAAGCAGCTATCCCGGCTCGGCGATATCATAAAGGGCGGGAACGAGGCTTCCGCCATGGCGGCGATGAAGCTTGCGGGCGCCCTCAAAGTAAACGCGCTGCAGCCACTCCTGAGATCACGGCTTAACCACGAGAACAGAAATTACGCCAGAACGGCCATGAGCGCGCTGGCGGCAATCAATCCTGCAAGTGCGCAAACGCTTATAAAAAACCTGACAACGGCAAAGCATCCGCTCGACCTCCGGCTTATCGCCGTTTCTGAACTTGCACTTATTAACGCACCGGAAGCAGCTAAGATCGGAGCGGGTCTTTTAAATGAGCTGGACAATCCCGAACAAGCTCAGGAAGTATTCAATGTCTTTCTTTCGGATCGCGGCCGGCTTCATGCCCTCGCAGAAGAGCTGGTTGCTACCCGGATCCCGGAAAAAGTAGCCCTGGCGGCCCGGCAGCACCTTCAAAAGACAATCCCGGCTAATCGCAGGGAAGAAGCAGACGTTAAATTACTGGTACAAGGGCTGGAAGCATCCGGCGGCGTACTTGCCGCAGAGCGTATGCCCCAGGACCTTGATGCAGATCAGATCAAAAGCATCGCGGCCGAAGCGGAGAAAGGCGGGAACCCGTTAAAAGGTGAACATATTTTCCGCAGGCAGGAACTGGCCTGCCTGAACTGCCATGCAGTTGGAGGCGCCGGTGGCTTGATCGGCCCCGATTTAAGCAGCCTTGGAACAAGTTCACCTGCAGAGACCATCATAAAGTCACTCATGTATCCTACGGAATCGATCAAAGAGGGATATGAGTTGCAGCGCGTAAGCCGCAAAGACCTTTCTGAAATAATGGGCTACCTGGTCAGCGACCGGCCAAACGAAATTGTGATGAGAAATGCGGCCGGCCAGGAAGTGTCAATTCCAAAAGATAATATCGGGGAATGGGAAAAAGTACCCGGTTCCCTGATGCCCCCCGGCCTAACCGCCCGCCTGGACAAACAAGAGTTCCTGGACCTGGTTAGCTTCCTGTCCAGCCTCGGTGAATCCGGTGATTTCAGGGTCCCCGCCGAACGATTTGTCAGGCGCTGGCAAATGATCCCGGCCAGCGAAGAACTGGCGGACAAGATTACCGCCGAAGGGGTTGAGGCTATTTCCAGGGAAGATAAGCTCAGTTTCCAGCCAAACTACAGTACTGTTTCAGGAACACTGCCTCTAGACGAATTGCCTGTTATAGAACCGGGTTCCGGCGCACCATACAGCTTCGTCAGATTTCAGGTAGAAGTACTTACTCCAGGTGATGTAACGCTTAATTTTAACGATCAAAGCGGTATCAGGAGCTGGGCCAATGCCAAAGAAGTGACAATAAAAGACGGCAAGCTGGTTACCTCGTTGCCCCAGGGCATCCACCATATCACGCTGGCCATAGACCGCAATACGCGGAAACAAGGTCCCTTATCGGTGATGCTTATAGACGGCGCGGCGCAAACACGTTTGGTGATGGGTAGATAGAAGCCAGGAAATTATGTTTTAAATCCAATTCTTTGCCTCTTTTCCCAATTCAATTGGGCAGCCTTTTCGTTCAGAAGATTTTCAGGCGAGTCATAGATATGGTTCAGCTGAGTATCATGTTCTCCCAGCCGCTCTTTTATTGCGTTCAATTGTTCCCTGAGATCAGTATGTTGTAATAAGATCTTTCTAACCTCGACAAAGGCTCTCATAATGGCAATATTCATTTTTATGGCCTTATCAGAGCGCAATACTCCACTTAACATGGCAATGCCTTGTTCTGTAAAGGCAAAGGGCAAATATTTATCCGTTCGGTTTGACGGCAATTTGTTCATCATCACAAATTGTGATGATAAACGTTCCAGGGCATTGACCTGCCGTTCTATATTTTCATATTCATCGAATTTAAGCTGAAACATGAAATCATTTGGAAATCGTGCAATGTTCCGCTTTACGGCCTGATTTAAAACCCTTGTTTCAACCTCGTAAAGTGAAGCCAGATCGCTATCCAGCATAACCCGCTCACCCCTGATTTCATAAATCCGATTTTGAATTAATTGTATTATCTGCATAATAGTAGATATGGTGCAACTTGCGCACAGGTTGATGTAGGACAAAGCTATGTATAGGCTGTTTCTAATGCAAGAAAAAAACTAACCCTTATAGGAATACCAGTGATCGCAATACTAGCAGCGCGGCGCAAACACGTTTGGTGATGGTTAGATAGAAAATACCGGTTTCCCGGTATTGCGGATTTTGGCGCGGGCGGCTACTTTTGAACAAAAAACGTCATGGAGCCCAAAAAGATAATGATCCTGCTTTGCCTGGTTGTTTCATGCCTGTCCTGTTCAAAAGACGACGACGAGCCAGGCGCCAATGTTTTGGGTACTTTGAAAGGGCAAATTATCTATGAATATACAAGTGACGTAAAAATAATTGACTTAGCCAGCGGTAAGGAAAGCGATTTCTTTGGCTATAATGCTTATTCGACGATTGGCTGGGACCTTAGTAAAGACGGCAAGCTGCGGCTGATCAGCGAGCGCGAGCCCGGCGAGTATGTAAAAACGCGATTCATGCTCGTAAGTCCGGATGACGGACGCATAAAAAAGGAATTCAATTATACGCCGCCAAGCGGGAATGCTCAAAAATCCGGCGTTTTATCGTACGATAATTCACTCATTTTGTTAAATCCTGATTTCGACAACGGGATCGTTATCATGGATACCAACGGTGAGATCAAATATCAGCTTGACGGAATTAACGACCAGGAGCTGACTCTCGGCGACAGAGCTTACTGGTTACCGGGAAACAGCATTTTGATCGTTTTCGATGAAAAATATATCCTTCGGTCTGATCCACCTTATACCAGCCTCACTCTTGTCAAAGAAATGGAATACGAGCAGTGGGGGAATATACGGGTAAGCATGGACGGCAAAAAACTCT is a window from the Anseongella ginsenosidimutans genome containing:
- a CDS encoding ORF6N domain-containing protein codes for the protein MQIIQLIQNRIYEIRGERVMLDSDLASLYEVETRVLNQAVKRNIARFPNDFMFQLKFDEYENIERQVNALERLSSQFVMMNKLPSNRTDKYLPFAFTEQGIAMLSGVLRSDKAIKMNIAIMRAFVEVRKILLQHTDLREQLNAIKERLGEHDTQLNHIYDSPENLLNEKAAQLNWEKRQRIGFKT
- a CDS encoding DUF3823 domain-containing protein — translated: MKKSLLVLILPLLMSVYSCEIDNYEPPGETLKGRVVDAATGELVLTDQGSEGTRIRMRELSWEEAEPENLDFYCMKEGIFQNTKVFRGFYNVRADGAFIPLIRVNTSGDTLADESMNLQIEGLTEIEFRVQPFLKLEWVGQPTVEDGKVTATVKVSRAVSPEDFRAKIEPMGGYSDDFLNVTDVRLFVSQVPYVGYRDWDNRYSTIVEYAGDSFEALLGEPVTITTQGTIPPGRTVFIRAAARINYATENIRRHNYNEAIRVDIPR
- a CDS encoding TolB family protein; translation: MEPKKIMILLCLVVSCLSCSKDDDEPGANVLGTLKGQIIYEYTSDVKIIDLASGKESDFFGYNAYSTIGWDLSKDGKLRLISEREPGEYVKTRFMLVSPDDGRIKKEFNYTPPSGNAQKSGVLSYDNSLILLNPDFDNGIVIMDTNGEIKYQLDGINDQELTLGDRAYWLPGNSILIVFDEKYILRSDPPYTSLTLVKEMEYEQWGNIRVSMDGKKLSLYVGNHIYLMDIDGNNLVQVTESDARENMAEFSPDGRHLLVGCDYIHAPNAGLSKWDLKIIPADGKKYHLDNSPEIIPVVPVNTGMLVTAGGPVFWRP
- a CDS encoding GDSL-type esterase/lipase family protein; its protein translation is MLKHRLLRSTFVSIWILLVSSCFQAAAQSPGNFPPLEFRKGERIVFLGGSLFENELKEGYIEFALATRWPGRELTFRNLGWTGDNVFGEARSTFTSTPTAYQQLFQQIRSTRPDYVLIAYGTVEAQKGSAGLDAFSKGLEVIIDSVDALGAQTILLSTIPVKLAGTPENTVIQNKYLKTYSDAISGIASKRKKRFIDLYTPVSQHKGAIYAYNGIHLNDEGYYYLAGLLEKAFGWPARGEKVAIDAAANSGGANSGSGEKVEFSIEEKLLPLPVPASSQETSKASSQGTPAPADPSVSVSIQIRGLKAGRYMLTENGKELLTASADELAKGITLDKGVSQEQSARLSDSIGRKNNLFFQQYRPLNRTYILGFREYEQGRHKKGLQDLGLIITRVEEEIHQHCKPVKKNYALSPVK
- a CDS encoding PVC-type heme-binding CxxCH protein yields the protein MKSIRASYSIKALVLPVFSTLLLPALFLTACSGNKEDRLKDLPDDHPEKELASFEVAEGFEVSLFAAEPLVEKPIQMNWDAQGRLWVVSSTAYPHLKTGEIANDKIFILEDTDGDGAADKSTIFAEGLTVPTGILPGDGGVYVANSTEILHLSDTDGDGKADTRRKILDGFGTGDAHHLIHTFRWGPEGRMYFNQSIYIHSHVETPWGIRRLEGGGVWKLQPQTLELDVYAKGLINPWGLRFDKFGQSFLTDGAGGEGINYAFPGATFVTSPGAERILRGLNPGQPKHCGLDIVSGRHLPESWQGSLIANDFRANRINRFQLEEQGSGYASKQMPDLLWTDHVAFRPVDITIGPDGAIYVADWYNPIIQHGEVDFYDPRRDHQRGRIWRITAKDRDLVKKPELAGAAVTELLDALKEPEAWTRSQARQLLKERGAKEVAPALKDWIEALDKENEEYERLKLEALWVSQAIDTYNGPLLESLLNAKDHKVRAAALRALQLWHKQTDNLEAILQKAANDTHPQVRLEAVIALRTLNSAEAAKSALAVLDQPMDEFLDFALWQTVQQLEPEWIAVLKSDPAFFGDPAKTSYALKSAASPEAITLLTQLYKKGEVPEKYRQDALSAIAKRGQVQDLNDILDIAITGFSQQKRDVSAELAAIEAAAVQRKVAAGKQLSRLGDIIKGGNEASAMAAMKLAGALKVNALQPLLRSRLNHENRNYARTAMSALAAINPASAQTLIKNLTTAKHPLDLRLIAVSELALINAPEAAKIGAGLLNELDNPEQAQEVFNVFLSDRGRLHALAEELVATRIPEKVALAARQHLQKTIPANRREEADVKLLVQGLEASGGVLAAERMPQDLDADQIKSIAAEAEKGGNPLKGEHIFRRQELACLNCHAVGGAGGLIGPDLSSLGTSSPAETIIKSLMYPTESIKEGYELQRVSRKDLSEIMGYLVSDRPNEIVMRNAAGQEVSIPKDNIGEWEKVPGSLMPPGLTARLDKQEFLDLVSFLSSLGESGDFRVPAERFVRRWQMIPASEELADKITAEGVEAISREDKLSFQPNYSTVSGTLPLDELPVIEPGSGAPYSFVRFQVEVLTPGDVTLNFNDQSGIRSWANAKEVTIKDGKLVTSLPQGIHHITLAIDRNTRKQGPLSVMLIDGAAQTRLVMGR